DNA sequence from the Glycine soja cultivar W05 chromosome 18, ASM419377v2, whole genome shotgun sequence genome:
aCAATATCAATTACTACTACCTTTCTTTTTACGTCCTTTGACTAGATATTTGTATATACATGCGtagttataaaattaaacttcaagTCAAATGTGGTGCTTAAATGAAGTCATTCGCGCACAGTgacaattttaacttttaagattGGAAGACGTTTATGTAAGGTCAtagcatatttttatattgtgatCCATTATGATTGGGTACGAATTACATATagctttattttattgttagtgTTAATTGTTTCATAATTTGAAATTGATTCCTATATgtattcattaataattaataatagtaaataaataattattcccTCTTATGTAAGAAGTGCACGTCCACAGAGACCTGAACTTAGTTTGTGAtttgtaaaaagaaacaaaaacacctAAAGGACAAGCTTGTTTGTTCTTTCGTCAAGAACCATGAAACACACGCAAGAAAATTGTCTTCGGAACTGATGCCAATTCCAACTACATCCACGAATCCGCGTTGGAGAAGACTAGAGAGTTAGTTGATGGAATGGGGTGTCTTGACCTCCACAAAACTTCCACTAGGAAACATCCCTAAGAATATGGAGGCTTTAGGTTTGAACTGCGTCATCACTAGTGCTATTTACTTGCTAGATAACTCTTACAATTCCATATTCgactaaaaaaattgtgcattAACTATGCATAATAGATATATAGTgtaatcacaaattattattataaaaagtttattgataattaattttcgcCAAAGAAtctaattaatcattttaagtgaaatctctccttccaattatatttttttcatccacaagattcaaacttaaaatattatttaagagaATTGAGTCTAAAACCACTCAAATCAATGACttgttgattaattaatttatattatcaatacatCATCTTTTAACCCCTAATAATTCTCCTGAGTGAAACTAACATGATGCTAGAGCTAAAAAATTTGTTCAACGAACTCCTTGTAACTACAAATGACTTTCCGACTGCGGGTGCTTGTAGATCAACAACTAATTTATCAACACCAAACAAATGGAATTCTTCTGATTCCATAGGCAATAACTATGGTCACGAAATCTAAAAATTCACTCAAATGTTTTTCAACTTTTCCAACTTTCAGCGGGGTAATAATGAGCATGTATATACTAATCCCATCTGTCACTTTAATTTAGTGGTACACCAGGACACTAAAAATTGCGGTGGTAAGTAAAACATTGCATTGATCACGGAACGTGTTTCCTTTAATAATAATTGTTGCCTTAACTTGAGGCAAATAATATTAGTTGAAATGAAATTGAAACAGTTTTGGGGTATAATTTCCAAAGCCCGCAATGCCCCTAGACGTGCCTGAAGCGGTCGCTCAATTTAAGCCATGGGCAccatatatatcataaattggGGCCTAAACTATAAAGTCTTGCTTCACAATTTTTCAATTTGGCCcaaataactaaattatattgggaagagtttatttatattttatttaaacgtATCTTATgcataaatattgaaaaaaaaaaacataaaaatactttatcatactcttaagttattattagcttattttaataaactctCTAAGATGAACATCTTGTTAATATATatctataaggactaaaattacacaattgtgatacttttgaaagattcaattAGTGCAATTGAAACCTCAAGAATTAAAATCATTTAGAAGAaaatcacactttttttttgtttaaatcaattgaaataaaaaaagataaaattgcaCAATTGAGGTACCTAGAGCATTagaagtgtaatttttttatccataaaaataaaactaaatattagagagtttataacaaattaaatagCTAATTTTGTTAAACAAAATCGAGTTAGATTCTAGAAGTGTAATTAAatccaataaataaaatttgatatttaatatcaaaaaatcacataaataaaaaaaacacttctaaGGAACACTCTCACAAtcacaaaaacatttttttaatggcaaaaatataaaatattctctGCATACAAAAATCAGCTTAAATAATGTATATACGAATCATGAAGTGCGCGTTTGAATGAgcattgataaaattgattttaaatcaaagtGATTTTAGATCAACGTGATTTTGAAGTAACTAATTTTTGTTTGGGTAActtatattagaaaattgatttttaaagagAGTAATGTTTGAATACTTTTAGtcataattgattttgaaagcAAAATTACTAAAATAGACCTTAAGTCTTTGAATacttatttgttattataatttactattttttgatatacatataaataaactaaaattaaatagatatataaaCTCGTATtcattgtaaaaaattaaaatgaacatAAGTACACAAATGtatctaaattaaaaagtacaaataagaaacatatataaagtcaatcaaattcaataataaatataatattagtttttttttcttgcaccGTATAATTTCATCTCGAATATAGTCTCGAACATGATTCATCTTTGGTGCAGAAATTATATTTAGAACTTGGGATTGATCAAAGCTAGTCTCATTGTGATTATTATAATCTAcatcaataaatttttaactacCGAAATAAACAAAGTCTTAAGAAAATATGAATGTTCAACTAGTGCAGTATAACATAGTCTGTCACAAAAAATACAAGGGTATTATAAAGAAAcatgtaaataataatattttataatttcttgaatCAATTCATGTTGAATTAAAAGTTCTTCCTACCTGTTTCGAAGTTACAGTAATTTTGAGGaccaaacataaaattataaaatggtaTCCAAACATACAATCAAATCAAGTTTGATCAAAATCACCATAATTTACCGTGGTTATACTACCAAACCAAACATGCTCCAAAACATTATCCCCGATTCCCAATAATCAATGTATTAACTATTTTCTTCATGacctatatatattataaaatcataGGTATTAGTTACATAGCAAAAGATGTGGTTGAAATCTTCACgtcattgattttattttattttaggtgtCACCACTTGACGAAAAAGTTAACTTATTACCCATTAGTTTAGGGGACACATTAATCATGAACAAGTGTATCACAGCCAGCATGGCTCATACTTCATACAGCGCGCGGGATACTTTTACACCATTTGTCTTTttctagtataaaaaatattatttgaattccTTACATCAATTGGATTGGAACTGACATTATCTACTTTCCTGTGTCAATTTCTCCCCCCTCTctctatattaaaaattttaataaaatttaattacgtTACATGGTTGATTACCAAGTGTTATGTCACGTTCAATAAATGTCGAATGCATGCATACATCAGTACATCACtctccttttcattttcttccaaaaGCACATATTAAATTGATCTATGACACAGTACTCGCTAGCTGTTTGCAGACTCTGCAATTAGGTAGGCATGCTAAAATAATTTCCtgtacttaattaattaacaactaTATTATACAGTACTTTTACGAAaccattcatctttttcattgaGCCATCTTCTTGTTGttttgtatgataaatttgCAAATATGCATATTAGCATATAATTTCTTCCAACTATCCTTCCAAAGGAGTGACTAAATTTCCTGTAGAATATTATTTAAGTTCTCACGAGTCAATGACCCTGACatctaaatatattaattcatttccatatcattatttattttgtccGTGGTGTTGGAATCATGTGTCTGCAACTATCCTAAGTCGTTCCATTTACTAACTTTTCAGTTTATATTATCTCTTTTCATTATCAGATTTTTCAACCATCGAATTCATCATTTTGCTTTTCGTTGGACCAAACCTGTATTTATGAAATCGTCTGCAAcggtaaattaattttatagacCAACAAAAACTGGATAACTTCCACACCAAATTACCATAAAAGttcttcaaatttatttattatatatttagaagCATATATTTTACTCAGAATATATATACtcgaagaagaaaagaaagatatttgagaaataatgattgaaaaaaatgataatgatttatgtttattgattattttgtatcaatattatgataaaaaaaaaatcgatttcCGCTTGCTAGATTAATCTTtggattatttatcttttgactATACATAGTTGCAGTGAGCTACTATTGATTAAATTGGTCCGGTTTCATGATCaaggattttcattttttttttttatcgtaatAGCTGATATCCTGATTATGATTGATCATAAATATTCgaaaaacaattacataataaattacaCGGTTTATTTCTGTTCATATTCAATACCaattaatatcatatataattgtCGTATACTAATTGGCTTCCAGATCCACGTGTGAAGGAACACTAGCATAAAAACATAGGTATAGTAGTTCTATTGCCTTATATCAGCACAAATGGTAGCTAGGCACATCCTTTCTGTCTTGGTCACTTGTACAAGGCATTTGTTCTTGCTTAAGAACAAGGATTAGGTACTAATATATTTGAATCACTACCTTGTGGGGCTCGGAGtgtataattgatttatattacTACTGATTTAGTCTGAccaataattataattgttcTTAATAAATAGGCCCTTGGTAACTATATTCCTCCCCACAAAATTAAAGTCCACCaaacattaaaaagaaaataatggcaAGGATCCTAATTAGTTTATACCATTAATGACAGATAATTCGTTTGAAAATACAACCATTCTATTATATAATTGAAAGAAGCCAATTCACCACCAAATATATAAGAACCCAGATGTTTTTcaacatttgaaaaataaaaaatacgttTTCCTAGCTtccttttttaatctttatttattgtttcttaATTATACTACTTTAGAAGGAGTGAAATCAACCTTGTGCTACTACCAATTTTATATATGTGCCTTGAATTGACTAGTTCGTGTGTTTGTCTCAATCGTGTGTGACTGTGTGAGTGAGAGACAGAGAGAAAAGCTCAGTTATACATCATTAATTTGACTTCTTAATTTGACTTGTTAGCTTAACGTGATATGGGAGGGAAAGCCTAAAAGATTCTGTGGGGTTTTCTGAGAGACGGATGCAAGAGGAAAAGGTGTTTAGATAATCCAAATGAAGGGGTGGCTCTTATATATAGCTACTTTGTAAacttaatatatcatttttgttCAAGGACGACAGAAAACAATGACttcaacattaattaattttgaattgtcATATATATTACACTGTATTTTTCTTAGCTTTACCACCAACTTAAAAGTAATTAGTTGCCTTTTCTTTTTCGATCTTTACCAATTCGTTTGTTGAGTTTCCATGCACGTCGTTGTTTGGAATTTGATATATTGCATCAAAATCttacaaacatatataatattcttttcttcaatattttttggtataAGACCTTTCATGAGAAGTAAtcctatatatatttaaattaaaaatatctacaGCATGTACGGATTAATTCTTTTATCgggattttctttctcttctttaatgTGTTTCCTAGTTGGCTCCTCTCACATGCAATGTacaatttgtattatttattgaCTAGTGACATGCTATAATTTATAAAGTAGTTACTATAGTGGAACAGAAATACTAGACACGAGTTTAAATGACTAGTACTTTATGTGCGTGCTACATAGTAGAAGTTATTATGAGAACACTAGACAGTGTAATAGTATTATTACCATATGGGTATGGTGGAAGCTTCAGAGAAACAGTTTACATGTATTTTCTTACTCTCATAACCGTTATCTCCTTCATCCGTGTGAATCAAATTATGATGCAAGACAGTTGCATAAATGGGACCCTCCTAAGCCAGTGTTGCAAGTAAACCAAGCAAAAAAACAACAGAAAAGCCTTAAGTATTAAGTACTAAAGGCAAGACACAGAGCTTATAACAAAACTTTTTTCAGATAACCTTTTTCTCTTCCCTCATAGATTCTTAGGTTactttcaaatataatattaaccAGGACATGCAATATTGCAACCCTCTAGACTATTCATATTCAATTCCCTCTCCCCTAGccactcttttctctcattataTAAAGCTTCTTCCACCAAACCTGTTTCTCACTCTCATTCTTattaccatcatcatcatctcccAATAGGTTTTAATTTTCCTTGCTACTGATCAATATGGAGGAGTCTCAGTACTTGCTGTGGATCAAGAGAAAACAAATCTTGAAGTCACACATTCAACAACCATTTGGaaccagcaacaacaacaactcatCATCATGGGAGGAAAGGGCTTTTGCAGAAGATGCTGCTAGGATACTTGGTGGGTGCATATGGCCTCCAAGGTCTTACTCATGCAATTTCTGTAAAAGAGAGTTTAGGTCTGCTCAGGCTCTAGGGGGACACATGAATGTGCACAGGAGGGACAGGGCTAGACTCAAACAAAGCCTTAGTCACCATAATGAAGCCCTTCAACATCATCAAAAAAATGATTGTAAGTCATCAAGTGCTCAATTTTctgaagagaatttcaatttctttctctCATCTAGATAGATATTGTTGTCTTAATAATCCTTATATAATTACTCTAACCTTAATAACGGCAGGTACAGTTGCAACAAGCAAAGTCTCATCTTCTAGGGCCTCAACTATATCTACCCAAGAAATTTGTTCTCATCAGCCTACCATGTCCCTTTATTCTTCCTTAATTGGGTGGGGACATCATCACCACATGGAGTCTCCTGATTCAGAACCAAAAGGGCAAGTGAATGCAAGGgaagaatttttaaaaggtttggGTTGTAATGATTATGTTGAAACAAGTTTGTCTGTGGGACAAAGTGCAGTGTTTGGCCAAAAATTACCAACAACTGAATCATGTGGGGACGAAAGCATCAGTTATAAAAGATCAAAGACTTCTATGCCTCCTTTGCCTGGAGTTTTCCTCAAGCCATGTTCAAATGATAGAAACCTAACTTTTCAGTCTGCAGAATTTGTACTTGGACTCAAGCCTGGAATGGAAGACTTAGATCTTGAACTCAGGCTGGGGAAGCCACAGAAAGTTATTTAGTATATAGGACAAACAAAAGAAGTTGTAGTGGAGTGTCAgtgtttgcctttttttttttcctttcctatTAGAGGTTCATAGAAAGTAGGCAATTAAGAACCTTCTTCGCCTGACTAAACCCACCTTGAGTAGAATTCTCAGGTTTATTTTCAAGAGACGTTAATTTGAATACTAATGTTATCTCTAGTTGCATATGTTTTGTTTGAGCATAGTGTAATGTTATTATCTCTAGAATTATGAGTAATgttattttcacatttttacaACACTAAGAAATGTAAGAAGAGAGAATAGTGTTAAGATAAATGAATGGTATGGTGAAcagaataaaattaacaaaagtaTTATGAGAATCTTAAATAAGAGATCGAATAACATTTATCTTGAATTATTAGTTTGGCGACTGCATGTAGTTCATCATTGAAAGCAAATGACAAATGAAAATACAACACTATATATAGTACTTCAACAATATGTAAAATCTCACCATCTCAAATGTGATAATTAAGTTGGACAAACTCTAATAGTATGTTAATGGAAAATGGAATCTCTGAGCTAGCTAGGGTTTCACAACAAAGGGGCTATGcaatgacaaacaaataaacACAAACCAAATTGGATTTTTGctcaagaaaaaaacatttttttataagtttattttattgatataataAACTTTCTTCTCCTTTGTTGTGGGTCTAAGTTTAGAGGGGAATCAAAGAGGAGGAAAGTTGAAGTGTAAGGTGATAATTGAAGTGGTGAGAGAACTGACAGTAACTGACAATTAGAAGTCACTTCAGCTACATATATTCCAGGGAACTAACAGTAGTCACATGCACATAAATCTGCACAAAATTATGAATAACCTTTTTACACGGATCATTACAAGTGATCGCTCAGCCACTTACCACTTCACCTCATCATTCCCATAAATCCAATCTGTTCAGTTGCTTTCCACATGCTTCTTCCTAACACTTCCAAAAAACCAACCAACCACACGGAAATTGAATATTAATACAGCACAgccaaatattaatttagtttgGTAGAGAACGAAAGGACATCACATCATTGGCCTTATTAGCATATatgtcattgttttttttttactcttggTGTGAgatattattgttatatattcaTGTTAGTTATAGTTATCCCTAAAAATGTCCACTTCTTATCTTTCAAATATTTCGAAGCCCAAGACTCTTGTGCTGCCTGTAGTTACTTAAAAACAGTGTTAGCCACCTTATTGTGACAGTGACCGTTCCTCCAGAATACACGCGGGGACGTCATAGTCTCTTCTTTTTAGCCTTTCTTTGTAAGGAAATGTGATGGAATATCGCTTTTGACTTCATGTTCTTTGCAGTTTGCGAAGAGGAACACAGAACCATTGCTGTCTGTCTTAGATCAAGGGGGAAATCCAGCTACCCTTTTCACAAAAGTTTTCCCATTATGGGCTACATTTATATTCATTCACATAGCGATAGAAAATTGGCACGAAAAAGAGTTTAATGAAGAAAAGCAAGTTTGCCACCAACAATTTCATTAACCATGGATAATGTGCGAATTTGGATGAgcatttgataaaaattaatttgaaatcaaattaattttggttaaaattgatttaaagtaatgtgatttatatttgaatattttattataaaattaaattaaaattaaaagtaaaatttaatataaaattttgaattcaactaCATAAAGTTGTTTCAactcaaattaattttgaactcaattaatttttcaatatcaaatcaaatatgCATAATAATGTACATGGAATGTACACTTATGCTAAATACATGTCCACTAattttataccaaaaaaaattaactcttaattgaaaaataaggaCAAGAAAGATCAAACTCTAAAATATTTCACCATCAAATGTATATATGGATCAGCTGATGATGTAATATTGCTCTAACTTAAATAATCGTGTGAGTTGTAATTGTGAAAATGCAAGTAGAGGGTAATCGTGgtctctaaaaaagaaaaactctaaaactCTTCATAAAAATAAGGGAGGTTAGcagaattaataaattatttaaaaaattatattattaagtaaagctacatgaattttatattatatttctaccAAAGGATAATTTGGTCTTTGACTAGAATATTTAAGCATtggaattttattatttgaacatATGACATTATATATCTGTATGTTTcccttatttgttatttttttcatgtacACACACGCATCTCGAAAATATGTCACAAAATCAAATAGACAACCTTTGTTAGTATCTCAATTTTGTATTGATTTTTTCCCACTTGAGCAGTGCTATGAAACCAACCTTGTGAGCCTGTAGCAACTACTAAATTCATTCCGATAATTGTCTTTTTATTGGTTTggacttccttttttttctaaaaacttgCTCACGCAACCAACCCTAATTGGTAGAGGAAGTGGTGTTACTGTGTTACTCACCACTGAGTTTGCGAATTTATGATTACAATTGGTTTTTACTTCAATTGAAAGTAGTGGGGTTCATGggatgattttgattaattaatgcaacattttgatttttggcAATATATGCCTGATATCTGGCTCTATGGTAAAGATATATACATGcagcagagagagagaggtcaCATGGCCGGGGATGAtgatgtgtgtgtttctgtttttcttttgggTATTTATTGTGGGAATTAATTCAGATCGATACATGTTCCTTGCTTTAGCAAGTTTGTTTACTTTATTTAGGGTGCTTCGATGTATGCAAAGTCTAGTGATAGTGTTTGTATAGCTAATTGCTATATACTGCTGAAGGTTTAAGCGTCTCCAGAGATTGAAATTGTAGCTACCTAGCACGTGTGTGTCTATGCATTAGGATTGTTTCTAGCTTCTGGCAGTGAAAACAACTACACAGACACTTCGTCGTATAATTAATCTATTCATTGGTTGTGAAAGACGATTTGACAAATGACACTTCACAAGCTTATTCTCTCCTTCCTACAATGTCGCGCTTTACTCTTCCATGCAGAAATTGAAacctttttaaagataaaatagtagttCTTTCAATTTGACAAAGGGGAAGTAAGAATAGGGGCTTCTACAATCTTTACATGCACGTGATGGCAATTGTAAATTGTAATGAATCTCCCCCGTGACTAGCTATAATAgggttttgtaattttgtggcTTCCTAATTAATTACCTACTCATGTGAATGTGCCacatgattaattaaaattccTTGGGAATGaattgcatttgaaaaatagttgcttctttattgattaaaagaaaaactccaTCAAGAAATTGGTTCAAAACGTGATTATTTTTAATGCATGCCCTTGTATAGGATTAGGTAAATCTATAGTTTATGACTGAAAGTCAAGCTCAGTATTATTATCTACCACATGAACAAACCTAAATCATGGCACTCTCTTATTATGGATAAGCATATATGATTGTAAGCAGGGTATGAAAAAAAACCAGTTTAGACCAAACCGGTTTGTAACTACACTAAAATCAAATTAGTTTTCATCTGAactaattcaaaaacaaagaacTGCACTGTTGTATAAAAGTGATTTGGttgattgaattatttttacaaaatcgaTTAGGTTAACCaaatccattttttattttaaaaaaaattcaaaaatcgaTCAGTTCTTGAAACTAGTTTAAAcccaatttaaaatcaattcaattcaaaattgatttttcaaattagtttgatttcaaattgattttttaaaacaattggaCTGTTTGGATTAAAAATCAAACTAGTTAAAACGGTTCAGAATTGATTTAATTTGGCTTTTTTAACTGAACTGATTTTTGTCATtggttgtttcttttttttaaaaaaaaacatataaagttaaaatcaatcagctaaataatttttaaataaacataaatctaAGTTTGACTTAtcgtttttcatatttataatttgcatTGCACACTTGTGTGAGTCCTTTTCCACAATACTacactaaaaacaaaaacatgcttgGAACCACTCTCTTGCCTCACCAGCAGTGACAACACAATGGGCCCAACTGGATGTCAAGAAAACAGTAATTGGGCCCATATAAAAACCACAGCAGCAAACAGCACATATGCCCAATCACAAACGACGTCGTTTTGTTGTAAGATGACAAGCACGTTCTTCAATCTTCATGGTCTGTTCAATTAAGATAAGAACGTAAGCAAAAGCAAAAGCAAACAACAATGGCGAATCCTGAAGGCAGTAGCAGAGGCTCAAGATGGTCCCTTAAGGGAACCAATGCTCTCGTTACTGGAGGAACACGTGGAATCGGGTAcgtaattttttcttctttttttttttttttctggattctATTTGTTGCGTGAATTGAATTGGGTCTCTTGATTCTGGGGTTTGTTAAAATGACTTAAAGTTTCGTTTTTTGCATGATGTGTTTTCTGGGTGTGGTTCACTTCACTGTTGATTCAGGCACGCTGTGGTGGAGGAACTAGCGGAGTTTGGTGCCACAGTGTACACTTGTTCCAGGAATGAATCAGAGTTGAATGCATGCTTGAAGGAGTGGAGCAGAAGGGATTTTCGGTTTCTGGGTTGGTTTGTGATGCGTCTTCTCCACCCCAAAGAGAGAAACTCATTCAGCAAGTGGCAACTGCCTTCAACGGCAAGCTCAACATACTTGTgagtctttttctttatttgtatgTTTGTAAATTGGAAtagtttgttttgaatttgttgTGCTTAAAGTTGTttcgaattaaaaaaattatatatgagtttgtgaaaaagaaaaaagggaaagatAGGTTATGTTGCcccaaaaaattttaaaaagtttaatttatatatactgtcagtataatttttttttacatggatATATCATATAATCCTATTCCATAATATGAACTTCCAATTATGTATGATGTACTCTATCATTTTTACTTATGTGAAAGATATGTTATGTTAccccaaaaatatttaaaaagtttaatttatatatactgtcagtatacttttttttacatgGATATATCATATAATCCTATTCCATAATATGAACTTCCAATTATGTATGATGTACTCTGTCATTTTTACTTGTGTgaaaatttagaaaagaaatCTATTAGGCGGTTGTAAATAAAAGTGGTTTGTAGACTGTAGTAATGTTACTGATAAGAAGTGCATGTTGAAACATGTCAAGGCTAGAGATTTCCTTGGATTATAGTATTATCTTTAGAAGTGTCATATTATTATCATatactttaaaaatttaaagatacgGATACTATCTTATAGACTGTATGATAATAATATGACACATTTCAAGATAATACTTTTGAAATCAAGGAAACTATGCTGTCAAAAAGGGTGTAAGTGAATGTATGGAGCACTTGATACTTTATTTAGT
Encoded proteins:
- the LOC114396079 gene encoding zinc finger protein 10-like, whose product is MEESQYLLWIKRKQILKSHIQQPFGTSNNNNSSSWEERAFAEDAARILGGCIWPPRSYSCNFCKREFRSAQALGGHMNVHRRDRARLKQSLSHHNEALQHHQKNDCTVATSKVSSSRASTISTQEICSHQPTMSLYSSLIGWGHHHHMESPDSEPKGQVNAREEFLKGLGCNDYVETSLSVGQSAVFGQKLPTTESCGDESISYKRSKTSMPPLPGVFLKPCSNDRNLTFQSAEFVLGLKPGMEDLDLELRLGKPQKVI